The following proteins come from a genomic window of Terribacillus aidingensis:
- the bglA gene encoding 6-phospho-beta-glucosidase BglA, which yields MTTLPKDFLWGGALAAHQFEGGWNQDGKGPSVIDVLTAGAHGVPRELTETVEPDKFYPNHEAIDFYNRYKEDVALFAEMGLKCLRTSIGWTRIFPKGDEEEPNEAGLKFYDDLFDELLKHGIEPVITLSHFEMPLHLAREYGGFRSREVVDHFVRFAEVCFNRYKDKVKYWMTFNEINNKMDTDNPLFLWTNSGVTVKEGENAREVMYQAGHHELIASALAVSKGKEINPEFQIGAMVSHVPIYPYSSNPNDVMLAEELMRERYFFPDVHVRGYYPSYVLKEFEREGYNIVFEDGDEEILRNGTVDYLGFSYYMSTTVKSDKEVEQDRNMTNGGLAQSVENPYIKASDWGWSIDPTGLRYTLNRFYDRYQIPLFIVENGFGAVDTVEEDGSIHDPQRIDYLRSHIEELMKAVNYDGVDLLGYTPWGIIDIVSFTTGEMKKRYGMIHVDRDNEGNGSMKRSKKDSFEWYKNVISSNGEEL from the coding sequence ATGACTACATTACCGAAGGACTTCTTATGGGGCGGCGCTCTTGCCGCCCACCAATTCGAGGGTGGCTGGAACCAGGATGGCAAAGGCCCGAGCGTTATTGATGTATTGACTGCTGGTGCGCATGGTGTGCCGCGGGAACTAACGGAAACGGTGGAACCGGATAAATTCTATCCAAATCATGAGGCAATCGATTTCTATAATCGATACAAAGAGGACGTTGCATTATTTGCAGAGATGGGTCTTAAGTGCTTACGTACATCCATCGGCTGGACACGTATCTTCCCGAAAGGTGATGAAGAAGAGCCGAACGAAGCTGGTTTGAAGTTTTACGATGATCTTTTCGATGAACTGCTAAAGCATGGGATTGAACCGGTCATCACGCTGTCCCATTTCGAAATGCCATTACATTTGGCACGTGAGTACGGTGGATTCCGCAGCAGAGAGGTTGTTGATCACTTTGTCCGATTCGCAGAAGTGTGCTTCAACCGTTATAAAGACAAAGTTAAATACTGGATGACCTTCAACGAAATCAATAATAAAATGGATACCGATAATCCTTTATTCCTTTGGACGAACTCTGGTGTCACGGTAAAAGAGGGCGAAAATGCACGTGAAGTGATGTACCAGGCTGGTCACCATGAGCTAATTGCCAGTGCACTAGCGGTTAGTAAAGGGAAGGAAATCAACCCTGAATTCCAAATTGGCGCCATGGTATCACACGTGCCGATTTATCCATATTCCTCCAATCCAAACGATGTGATGCTCGCAGAAGAGCTGATGCGTGAACGTTACTTCTTCCCGGATGTACATGTTCGTGGCTATTACCCAAGCTATGTACTGAAGGAATTCGAACGAGAAGGCTACAACATCGTATTCGAAGATGGTGACGAAGAGATCCTTCGTAACGGGACGGTTGATTACCTCGGTTTCAGTTATTACATGAGTACGACTGTTAAAAGTGATAAAGAAGTCGAGCAAGACAGGAATATGACAAATGGCGGGTTGGCACAAAGTGTAGAGAACCCATATATCAAAGCAAGTGACTGGGGCTGGTCCATTGACCCAACCGGCTTGCGCTACACATTGAACCGCTTCTACGACCGTTATCAAATTCCATTGTTCATCGTCGAGAACGGCTTCGGAGCGGTGGATACCGTAGAAGAAGACGGATCCATCCACGATCCGCAGCGAATTGATTATCTGCGCTCTCATATCGAAGAGCTCATGAAAGCTGTTAATTACGATGGCGTCGATTTGTTAGGCTACACGCCATGGGGCATTATCGATATCGTTTCCTTCACAACTGGTGAAATGAAAAAACGCTACGGCATGATCCATGTTGATCGTGATAATGAAGGAAATGGCAGCATGAAGCGGTCTAAAAAGGATTCTTTTGAGTGGTATAAGAATGTGATTAGTTCGAATGGAGAAGAGCTGTAA
- a CDS encoding BglG family transcription antiterminator — protein sequence MMLDKRPSILLEQLIRSQHITLQQLMDLTHLSKRQLTYDLEKLNDWLTAEQLPQILYKGTQLIRVPQEVVQCYQKKQLIQNGQQLLLTEEDRLLFLYLYLFIRTEPVSSYHLTHLLQVSKNTVVADIKRANKLINPSLVEIRYTRQNGYHLRGSEADKRIVVQNHLAKILQNPAFPTIMEHLTAHLKNVTAGDVQALLQTMEKDIGLQFVEERLDHFTYFLVLLACRLREGKTVRFHEDEILNMKQDPMWDVALSVFEKLQLPLDEHEVCYFSIHLLALSLGQIQQESNTRDLLYKLCEQLVLDFENKAAVVFERRANVVRTLYQHMRPAYYRMKYRIPIHNPLLQQIKNEHEELYLIVQELLQPVGDLLNIVIPEEELGFITIHFGALLEKPTQQMPRKKRALVVCPSGISSSLMVKYMLESLFSEIVVEDTCSLRQFEQKTEMDFDVIFSTIDLQASIPCFHVKPIMSPTEKSSLVNGVYETLFGIQYSGVSVRELLQEISRYATIHDEKQLENMLRTLQFHRKTERRKENQPVLQDLLYEDTIQLAESLPNWQDAITCVAKPLLQNKSISPSYVEAMIENIEKLGPYVVIGPDVAIPHARPESGVHAVGMSFLRLKEPVYFSADRTKGVRLLFCIAAIDNKTHLRALSQLTKLLSDKENVTTLIESDSKEEILALFKSYSTIA from the coding sequence ATGATGCTAGACAAGCGGCCATCCATCCTGCTTGAGCAGCTTATCCGTTCACAGCATATTACATTGCAGCAGCTCATGGATCTCACTCATTTATCTAAAAGGCAGCTGACTTATGATTTGGAAAAGCTGAATGACTGGCTTACAGCAGAGCAGTTGCCGCAAATCTTATATAAGGGTACACAGCTCATTCGTGTTCCACAGGAGGTGGTGCAGTGTTATCAGAAGAAGCAGCTGATACAAAATGGACAGCAGCTTTTATTAACAGAAGAAGATCGTCTGCTTTTTCTTTACCTATATCTATTTATAAGAACGGAGCCTGTATCATCCTATCATTTAACGCATTTGCTCCAAGTTAGTAAAAATACGGTAGTTGCAGATATCAAACGTGCCAATAAGCTGATTAATCCTTCCTTAGTAGAGATTCGGTATACCAGACAAAATGGCTATCACCTTAGGGGCTCGGAAGCGGATAAAAGAATTGTGGTACAAAACCACCTGGCGAAGATTCTGCAAAATCCCGCATTTCCAACGATAATGGAACATCTGACAGCACATTTAAAAAATGTGACGGCAGGAGATGTGCAAGCTTTATTACAGACAATGGAAAAGGATATTGGACTTCAGTTCGTGGAGGAAAGACTGGATCATTTCACTTACTTTCTAGTGCTGTTAGCCTGCCGACTTCGTGAAGGGAAAACAGTTCGCTTTCATGAAGACGAAATTCTGAATATGAAACAAGATCCAATGTGGGATGTAGCACTTTCTGTTTTCGAAAAGCTTCAACTGCCGCTTGATGAACATGAAGTCTGTTATTTCAGCATCCACTTGCTTGCTCTTTCATTGGGTCAAATTCAGCAGGAAAGCAACACGCGAGATTTGCTGTATAAATTGTGCGAGCAGCTGGTTTTGGATTTCGAGAACAAGGCAGCTGTCGTGTTTGAACGAAGGGCGAATGTCGTACGCACCCTTTATCAGCATATGAGACCAGCCTACTATCGAATGAAATACCGAATACCGATACACAACCCACTTTTACAACAGATAAAGAATGAGCACGAAGAATTGTATCTGATTGTACAAGAGCTGTTACAACCGGTGGGAGACCTGCTGAATATTGTTATACCAGAAGAAGAGTTAGGATTTATTACGATTCACTTCGGCGCGCTATTAGAAAAGCCGACACAGCAAATGCCAAGGAAGAAAAGAGCGCTAGTCGTCTGTCCGAGCGGAATAAGTTCTTCCTTGATGGTGAAATACATGCTCGAATCATTATTTTCGGAAATCGTAGTTGAAGATACATGCTCGCTCCGCCAATTCGAACAGAAAACTGAAATGGATTTTGATGTCATCTTCTCAACAATTGATCTGCAAGCGAGTATTCCGTGCTTTCATGTTAAACCGATCATGTCGCCCACCGAAAAAAGCTCTTTAGTCAATGGAGTGTATGAGACTTTATTCGGTATCCAATACAGTGGTGTGTCAGTCAGAGAGCTGCTTCAGGAAATCAGTCGATATGCCACCATCCATGACGAAAAACAATTAGAGAACATGCTGCGAACACTTCAATTCCATCGTAAAACAGAACGCAGAAAGGAGAATCAGCCAGTGTTACAAGACTTGTTATATGAAGATACGATTCAACTCGCTGAAAGTTTACCAAACTGGCAAGATGCAATTACCTGCGTTGCCAAGCCTTTACTTCAAAATAAATCTATCTCGCCATCCTATGTAGAGGCAATGATAGAAAACATAGAAAAACTAGGTCCTTATGTGGTGATAGGGCCGGATGTTGCTATTCCGCATGCCAGACCAGAATCCGGTGTACATGCAGTAGGGATGAGCTTTCTAAGGTTGAAGGAGCCTGTCTATTTTTCAGCAGATCGCACAAAAGGAGTTAGATTGCTATTTTGTATTGCGGCGATTGATAACAAGACACATTTAAGAGCACTGTCGCAGCTGACAAAACTGCTCAGTGATAAAGAAAATGTCACGACATTGATTGAATCTGATAGTAAGGAAGAGATACTTGCATTGTTCAAAAGTTATTCAACTATAGCTTAA
- a CDS encoding PTS sugar transporter subunit IIB yields the protein MKILAVCGSGLGSSFMLEMNVQQVLAELGITGIEVSHSDLSSATPDDADLFIAAKDIADGMHHLGEVIVIDSIIDMDGIKAKLQEVLQQKGIIS from the coding sequence ATGAAAATATTAGCAGTTTGCGGATCGGGACTAGGAAGCAGCTTTATGTTGGAGATGAATGTTCAGCAGGTTCTAGCAGAGTTAGGTATTACTGGGATAGAGGTTAGCCATTCTGATTTGAGCTCCGCGACGCCTGATGATGCAGATTTGTTTATAGCTGCCAAGGATATTGCAGATGGGATGCATCATTTAGGTGAAGTGATCGTAATTGACAGCATCATCGATATGGACGGAATCAAAGCAAAGCTTCAAGAGGTTCTTCAACAGAAGGGCATTATTTCCTAA
- a CDS encoding PTS ascorbate transporter subunit IIC, protein MVERFLKLVIDILSTPAVLVALISLVGLIILKKPLSEIIKGTTKTFLGFLVISAGANIIVGSLDPFGQMFQHAFNVNGVVPNNEAIVAMALTEYGSTTAFIMFFGMLANILIARFTRLKFIFLTGHHTLYMACMLAVILAVSGLKGVPLIIVGSLALGLIMAAFPAICQPFMRKITGNDNVGFGHFSSLGYALSGVVGKVVGKGSRSTEDIKFPKGLGFLRDSSVTISLTMVVLYVIIALFAGPAYVEGELSGGTHYIVFSIIQGVTFAAGVFVILTGVRLVLAEIVPAFKGISTKLVPNSKPALDCPVVFPYAPNAVLIGFFCSFLGGIVGMVALGLAGAVIILPGVVPHFFTGATAGVFGNATGGVRGATIGAFANGLLITFLPVFLMPVLGDLGFASTTFSDADFAASGIVLGQVAKMFGAAGVTVTVVGLVVLAVVFGLFKRNKKTNDSNQIGA, encoded by the coding sequence ATGGTCGAAAGATTTCTGAAACTTGTCATTGACATCCTGAGCACACCAGCTGTATTGGTCGCATTGATTTCCTTGGTTGGATTAATCATCTTGAAAAAGCCGCTGAGCGAGATTATCAAAGGTACGACAAAAACTTTTCTTGGTTTCTTGGTCATTTCTGCAGGTGCGAATATCATTGTTGGCTCACTCGATCCATTCGGACAAATGTTCCAGCACGCATTCAATGTAAATGGTGTAGTACCGAATAATGAAGCTATTGTAGCGATGGCGCTGACGGAATATGGAAGCACAACTGCATTTATAATGTTCTTTGGTATGTTAGCTAATATCCTGATCGCGCGTTTCACTAGATTGAAATTCATCTTTCTTACAGGTCATCACACGCTGTATATGGCCTGTATGCTGGCTGTCATCCTTGCTGTATCAGGACTGAAAGGAGTTCCGCTTATCATTGTCGGTTCTTTGGCGCTTGGATTGATCATGGCTGCCTTTCCGGCAATCTGTCAGCCTTTCATGCGGAAAATTACAGGTAACGACAATGTAGGCTTCGGTCATTTCTCCAGCCTAGGCTACGCACTTTCCGGTGTGGTAGGAAAGGTAGTAGGGAAGGGATCCAGATCTACAGAAGACATCAAGTTTCCTAAAGGGCTGGGCTTCCTGCGGGATAGTTCGGTTACGATCTCACTTACGATGGTTGTACTTTATGTCATCATTGCACTTTTTGCTGGTCCGGCATATGTGGAAGGAGAATTAAGCGGAGGCACTCACTATATCGTCTTCTCTATTATCCAAGGTGTCACGTTTGCAGCAGGTGTATTTGTCATCCTTACAGGGGTGCGTCTTGTGCTAGCTGAAATTGTTCCAGCTTTCAAAGGTATATCTACAAAGCTTGTTCCGAATTCTAAACCAGCACTGGATTGCCCAGTTGTTTTCCCTTATGCACCGAATGCAGTTCTTATTGGATTCTTCTGCAGCTTCCTGGGAGGAATTGTTGGCATGGTGGCACTTGGTCTTGCAGGAGCGGTTATTATTTTGCCGGGCGTTGTACCGCACTTCTTTACAGGAGCTACAGCTGGTGTTTTTGGAAATGCAACTGGCGGAGTGAGAGGCGCAACCATCGGAGCATTTGCGAATGGTCTGTTGATTACTTTCCTTCCGGTATTTTTGATGCCGGTACTAGGAGATTTAGGGTTCGCTAGTACGACTTTCTCAGACGCAGACTTTGCGGCATCTGGCATCGTACTTGGACAGGTGGCGAAAATGTTCGGGGCAGCTGGTGTCACTGTAACGGTTGTTGGTCTCGTCGTGCTGGCCGTTGTCTTCGGATTGTTCAAACGCAATAAAAAGACAAATGACTCCAATCAGATTGGTGCGTAA
- a CDS encoding transketolase, which translates to MDLAKVERFRDEIRLKTLQELHHLGFGHYGGSLSIIETLAVLYGDVMQVDPDDPAWEDRDYFILSKGHGGPGLYAALAVKGYFPQEMLYTLNQNGTKLPSHPDKNLTPGVDMTTGSLGQGVSAAVGVALSHKLSSRNNRTFCIVGDGELNEGQCWEAFQFAAHHKLHDLFVFIDDNKKQLDGPTKDIIDPIDFAAKMDAFGFYVYKVDGSDVAAIHQAISQGISQKEKPVAIVLDTIKGQGVRYLEELADNHHIRPNETDTAAIEQAIYELETKLQQEVRG; encoded by the coding sequence ATGGATTTAGCGAAGGTAGAGAGGTTTCGGGACGAAATCAGATTGAAGACGCTGCAGGAACTTCACCACTTAGGGTTTGGACACTATGGAGGAAGCTTGTCTATCATTGAAACATTAGCAGTACTGTACGGCGACGTGATGCAAGTTGATCCCGATGATCCAGCATGGGAAGATAGAGATTATTTCATCCTGTCCAAGGGCCATGGCGGCCCAGGGTTATATGCGGCGCTTGCGGTAAAAGGTTACTTTCCTCAGGAGATGCTGTATACACTGAATCAAAATGGTACAAAACTGCCTTCTCATCCAGACAAAAACCTGACGCCAGGAGTGGATATGACAACGGGTTCGCTTGGTCAAGGTGTATCAGCAGCCGTGGGAGTTGCTCTATCTCATAAACTTTCCAGTCGTAATAACAGGACATTCTGTATCGTAGGAGACGGGGAACTGAACGAAGGTCAATGCTGGGAAGCCTTTCAATTCGCTGCCCATCATAAACTGCACGACTTATTTGTTTTCATTGATGATAATAAAAAGCAGTTAGATGGTCCGACAAAGGATATCATTGATCCGATTGATTTTGCAGCGAAAATGGATGCCTTTGGCTTTTATGTTTACAAAGTGGACGGAAGTGATGTAGCGGCCATCCATCAAGCAATCTCACAAGGTATCAGTCAAAAGGAAAAACCAGTAGCCATAGTCTTGGATACGATCAAAGGGCAGGGAGTCCGGTATTTAGAGGAGCTGGCAGATAATCACCACATCAGGCCGAACGAAACAGACACAGCAGCGATTGAACAGGCAATCTATGAGTTGGAAACGAAACTGCAGCAGGAGGTGAGAGGATGA
- a CDS encoding transketolase C-terminal domain-containing protein, whose translation MISTVYEKEKREMRQVYAETILELAKANPDVIALEADLMSAITTNKIKAEIPNQLINSGIMEANMMGVAAGLSLTGKIPYVHTFGQFATRRTYDQLFVSGGYAKTNIKILGSDAGITAEHNGGTHMTFEDIGLMRLVPQAHVYEASDSTMLGYLLRRIEKEYGVHYIRTIRKNAIKLYEENETFEDGKGKLLRDGEDITIIATGIMVAEALQAADILEQHGIHAAVIDMYSIKPIDAELITEYAQKTKAIVTAENHNVIGGLGSAVSEVLAENHPVSMYRIGVREQYGQVGKVDYLKTYYKLSDRDIAEAAIKLFAR comes from the coding sequence ATGATCTCGACTGTTTATGAAAAAGAAAAACGAGAGATGCGTCAGGTCTATGCCGAAACCATCCTGGAACTGGCAAAAGCAAATCCGGATGTCATTGCCTTGGAGGCAGACTTGATGAGTGCGATCACAACGAATAAAATCAAAGCTGAGATACCGAATCAGCTTATCAACAGCGGTATCATGGAGGCTAATATGATGGGAGTTGCTGCTGGTTTATCACTTACCGGGAAAATTCCTTACGTACACACTTTTGGCCAGTTCGCTACAAGAAGGACATACGACCAGCTGTTTGTTTCCGGCGGATATGCTAAGACAAACATCAAAATCCTCGGGTCTGATGCGGGAATCACTGCAGAGCATAACGGCGGTACCCATATGACATTCGAGGATATCGGTCTCATGAGGCTGGTTCCACAAGCGCATGTTTATGAGGCTAGTGATTCGACCATGCTTGGATACCTACTGCGACGTATTGAAAAAGAGTACGGTGTTCACTACATCCGTACAATTCGGAAAAATGCCATCAAGCTTTACGAAGAAAATGAAACCTTTGAAGATGGAAAAGGAAAGCTGCTGAGGGACGGGGAAGACATTACTATCATTGCAACCGGAATTATGGTTGCAGAAGCTTTGCAAGCTGCAGATATTCTCGAACAGCATGGGATCCACGCAGCTGTCATAGATATGTATTCTATCAAACCAATTGATGCAGAATTGATCACAGAATATGCCCAAAAGACAAAAGCAATTGTAACAGCAGAAAATCATAATGTAATCGGCGGATTAGGTAGTGCGGTCTCGGAAGTACTAGCTGAGAATCACCCAGTGTCGATGTATAGAATAGGCGTGCGTGAGCAGTATGGGCAGGTTGGTAAAGTTGATTATTTGAAGACTTATTATAAATTGAGTGACAGGGATATTGCAGAGGCAGCAATCAAATTGTTTGCTAGATAA
- a CDS encoding class I SAM-dependent methyltransferase, whose translation MNLLEEILDYKQVEHALDIGCGGGIYTKALVELGIPSVTGVDSSEVMLEAALENCHGMQGVQFHKGDAQKTGLRKASCDLILERALIHHLQDLQPCFSEAHRLLRPDSIFLIQDRTPEDCLLPGSPEHIRGYFFSSFPRLAEIEISRRHGSNKVIENLRIAGFQEIEKHTLWEVRHVHETKEKLLADLRARLGRSILHALTDDELEKLVLFIDDCITEERDIVERDRWTIWKAVK comes from the coding sequence ATGAATCTATTGGAAGAAATATTGGATTATAAGCAAGTAGAACATGCCCTGGATATTGGCTGCGGAGGCGGTATCTATACGAAAGCATTGGTCGAATTAGGCATACCATCTGTAACAGGCGTTGATTCCTCTGAAGTCATGCTTGAAGCAGCGCTTGAGAATTGTCATGGTATGCAAGGTGTACAATTCCACAAGGGTGATGCACAGAAAACAGGATTGAGAAAAGCTAGCTGTGATCTTATTCTGGAGCGTGCGTTGATTCATCATTTACAGGATTTGCAGCCTTGTTTTTCCGAAGCCCACCGCTTATTGCGACCTGATAGTATTTTCCTCATCCAGGATCGTACGCCGGAGGATTGCCTGCTGCCAGGGAGTCCTGAGCATATAAGAGGATATTTCTTCTCTAGTTTTCCGAGACTTGCAGAAATTGAAATCAGCAGAAGACATGGTTCAAATAAAGTGATAGAAAATCTAAGAATTGCCGGATTTCAAGAAATAGAAAAACATACATTATGGGAAGTTCGTCACGTACATGAAACGAAAGAAAAACTGCTGGCTGATTTGCGTGCCAGACTGGGAAGAAGCATCCTGCATGCATTAACGGATGATGAACTGGAGAAGTTGGTTCTATTTATAGACGATTGTATCACAGAGGAAAGGGATATTGTGGAAAGAGATAGGTGGACGATTTGGAAGGCGGTTAAATAA
- a CDS encoding AAA family ATPase yields the protein MSLKEESAALPNHFPFSLPVIQKLGKLSFHPNVTYIIGENGMGKSTLLEAIAVALGFNPEGGSRNFSFSSFESHSDLHEHIRIVRGGNRPRDGYFFRAETFYNLATNIEEMDREGYGQKIIDSYGGKSLHEQSHGEAFFAAFMERFSGNGLYILDEPEAALSPIRQLSMLARIDELVEEGSQFIISTHAPLLMAYPDAKILQLDADGIEEARLEETQHYSIMKQFFEDRGRLLHHLFRRE from the coding sequence ATGAGTCTGAAGGAAGAATCTGCAGCGCTTCCTAATCATTTCCCATTTTCACTGCCGGTCATTCAAAAGTTAGGCAAACTTTCTTTCCATCCCAATGTAACGTATATCATTGGAGAAAATGGCATGGGGAAGTCGACCTTACTTGAGGCAATTGCAGTAGCGCTTGGTTTTAACCCTGAGGGCGGTTCAAGGAATTTTTCTTTCTCTAGTTTCGAATCACATTCTGATTTGCATGAACATATCCGGATAGTCCGTGGGGGGAACAGACCGCGGGACGGATACTTTTTCCGAGCTGAGACTTTCTATAATCTAGCTACTAATATTGAGGAAATGGATCGGGAGGGCTACGGGCAAAAAATCATTGATTCCTACGGTGGGAAATCCCTGCATGAGCAGTCCCATGGGGAAGCGTTTTTTGCTGCGTTCATGGAGCGCTTTTCCGGAAATGGTTTATACATACTCGATGAGCCAGAGGCAGCTTTATCCCCGATCCGCCAGCTATCGATGCTGGCTCGAATTGATGAGCTGGTGGAAGAGGGCTCACAGTTCATCATCTCCACTCATGCACCGCTGCTGATGGCTTATCCGGATGCAAAGATTCTTCAGCTGGATGCAGATGGAATAGAAGAGGCCCGGCTGGAAGAGACGCAGCATTACAGCATTATGAAGCAATTTTTCGAGGACAGAGGCAGGCTTCTGCATCATTTGTTCCGAAGAGAATAG
- a CDS encoding YdeI family protein produces MANTKTNPKVEEFLSKAKKWKEEYISLRDIVLDCELVEEFKWKHPCYTFDGKNVVLIHGFKDYCALLFHKGALLKDAQGILIQQTENVQAARQLRFKSVKEITEMKTAIKAYIQEAIEIEKAGLKVDLKEHTEYIIPEELHKKFEEVPALKTAFEALTPGRQRAYIFYFSQAKQSKTREARVEKYMQQILDGKGLNDK; encoded by the coding sequence ATGGCAAATACGAAGACGAATCCTAAGGTTGAGGAATTCTTAAGTAAAGCTAAAAAGTGGAAGGAAGAATATATAAGCTTGAGAGATATTGTCCTTGATTGTGAGCTGGTTGAAGAATTCAAATGGAAGCATCCTTGTTACACATTTGATGGAAAGAACGTTGTTTTAATACATGGTTTTAAAGACTATTGTGCGCTGTTATTTCATAAAGGTGCTTTGTTAAAAGATGCTCAGGGGATTCTGATTCAGCAAACTGAGAATGTACAGGCAGCGCGTCAACTTCGGTTTAAAAGTGTTAAAGAAATAACTGAAATGAAAACTGCCATAAAAGCCTATATCCAAGAAGCTATTGAAATTGAAAAAGCCGGTTTAAAAGTGGATTTAAAAGAGCACACAGAATACATAATTCCAGAAGAACTTCATAAAAAATTTGAAGAAGTCCCTGCTCTAAAAACTGCCTTTGAGGCTTTGACACCAGGACGGCAAAGAGCATATATATTTTATTTTTCTCAAGCTAAACAAAGCAAAACCCGTGAGGCAAGAGTTGAAAAATATATGCAGCAAATCCTTGATGGAAAGGGTTTGAATGATAAGTAG
- a CDS encoding GNAT family N-acetyltransferase, with protein MTIIRASIQDVKETAILFNQYRQFYKQVQDLIGAEAYITERLEKGDSAIFLAKDGDEYVGFTQLYPTFSSIGMKRAWILNDLYVAENARKQGVGEKLLDVAEAFARETGAGSIALSTAPDNEKAQRLYERKGYERDKQFYHYELGL; from the coding sequence ATGACTATCATCAGAGCATCCATACAAGACGTAAAAGAAACAGCGATTCTTTTTAATCAATACCGCCAGTTTTACAAGCAAGTGCAAGATTTAATCGGGGCAGAAGCGTACATAACAGAAAGACTGGAGAAAGGTGATTCTGCCATTTTCCTCGCCAAGGATGGAGATGAATATGTCGGCTTTACGCAGCTATACCCTACTTTTTCTTCTATCGGAATGAAACGCGCATGGATATTGAATGACTTGTATGTAGCGGAAAATGCTAGAAAACAAGGTGTAGGAGAAAAATTGCTTGATGTGGCGGAGGCTTTTGCGAGGGAAACTGGTGCAGGGAGTATAGCGCTTAGTACAGCTCCTGACAATGAGAAGGCACAACGTCTATACGAAAGAAAAGGATACGAGCGGGATAAGCAGTTTTATCATTATGAGTTGGGCTTGTAG
- a CDS encoding type 1 glutamine amidotransferase has product MVIDVLQHVPFEDLAAIKDWGKSRGHGFRVHHLYEKAVLPEAKDISLLIILGGPMSANDTDHWIEDERTLIRQLIDLQKPIFGICLGAQQIAKAVGATVFQGEQKEVGWHPIQTVTTLFPFVPEKMTVFHWHGEQFTLPDGATRLFGNEVCENQGFMFRDNVMGLQFHFETTRESMEKLIMHDKDYLDDGVFVQSEEVMKAAELPAENVDVLNQLLDHLVHTSCEAV; this is encoded by the coding sequence ATGGTTATCGACGTTCTGCAGCACGTTCCGTTTGAGGATCTTGCTGCTATAAAGGATTGGGGAAAGTCGCGTGGCCATGGCTTCCGTGTTCATCATCTCTATGAAAAAGCAGTTCTCCCTGAGGCCAAGGATATATCTTTGCTAATTATACTTGGCGGACCTATGAGTGCCAATGATACCGATCACTGGATAGAAGATGAGCGCACGTTGATCCGTCAGCTGATTGACCTACAAAAGCCTATTTTCGGTATTTGTCTCGGTGCTCAGCAAATTGCGAAGGCAGTAGGAGCGACTGTGTTTCAGGGGGAGCAAAAGGAAGTAGGATGGCACCCAATTCAGACTGTAACAACTCTATTTCCCTTCGTCCCAGAGAAAATGACCGTTTTTCATTGGCATGGGGAACAATTCACGTTACCTGACGGTGCCACACGCCTTTTCGGAAATGAAGTGTGCGAGAACCAGGGCTTTATGTTCAGAGATAACGTTATGGGCCTGCAATTCCATTTTGAAACGACTAGAGAAAGCATGGAAAAATTGATAATGCATGATAAGGATTATTTAGATGATGGAGTGTTCGTCCAAAGCGAGGAAGTAATGAAAGCGGCGGAGCTTCCAGCAGAAAATGTTGATGTGCTTAACCAACTGCTGGATCACTTGGTGCATACTTCATGTGAGGCTGTCTAA